The Pseudomonadota bacterium genome segment GTACCGGGACCACTTCTGAGATTGTCAATCCAGGAGCCAATTTATGAGCAATGAACGACAGACCTATAATTCTTCAGGAATGAAGGTGACAACTTCATCGATGGATTCCGCATCAAAGACCAGCATGGCAAGGCGGTCGACACCGAGGGCGATGCCTGCGGCTTCGGGCATGGAGGCAAGATCTTCAATAAATTTTTCAGGCATGGGTCCGGGGTCTCTGCCCTGCTCTTTGATCAATTCTCTTTCGTGATTAAAACGTTTCCGTTGCTGGGCAGGATCAGTCAATTCGGAAAAACCATTGGCCAGCTCCAATCCTCCGGCATACAACTCAAAACGTTCGGCAATCCATGGATCATCTTTATTCAATCTGGCCAAGGCGCCCAGTGAAGCAGGATAGTCGTACAGAAAGGTCGGGCGCTCCAAACCAAGGTTGGGCTCGATATGCTCAACCAAGGTCTGATCAAAAGAATTATTGAAAAGCGCCTCATCAAGAGATATGGGGGCGAAGCGTTTGAATGCCTCGGCAACGGTGATTCTTTCAAAAGGGGAATCCAGCGCTATTTCTCTATTTGCATAGTGAATCGTTGAGCCCAGGCCCAGATCAATGGCGACAAGGCGGAGCATCTCTTCGCATTCATCCATCAGCCCATGGTAATTAATACCCACCCGGTACCACTCAAGCATGGTGAATTCTGTCAAATGCCGCCGGCCGCGTTCGCCGTGCCTGAAGCATTTGCAGATCTGGAAAATTTTCGAGGCCCCGGTGGCGAGGAGCCTCTTCATGCAGATTTCCGGAGAGGTCTGAAGGAATTTTTCTTCAGACCGCTCCGGTTCGATATAGGATTCCGGGATTATGGCAGGCAGGAGAACCGGAGTATCCACCTCGATATAATCATTCTCACTAAAATATCTGCGGATCGCCTGAAGTAGAGCGGCTCTCTTTTTCAGGCCGCTTTGATTAAGCATAGCACCTGGACATAGACCTGGATCTGAACCTTGACCGTGAGCTGTCGTTTAATCTCGAGAGCACGGAAAAGACTGTTCGGCTAGGGTTTCCCCTGCCGGACAGTCTTTGACAAAGCAATCGTGATAAAAACTCCAGCCCCGAAGGGCGGTTATTCTTAACTAGCCATGGGGAAAAAACAAGCAATAAGTAGATATACAACATGTTACTATCTCGAACCAACAGCATAATAATAACCGTCACGGTTCAGGTTATTCTTTGACCCGCGTTATATACAGACCGGTGCGTGTATCTATTTGAATTTTATCGCCTTCTTCAATAAAAGGCGGCACCTGTAATTCGAGGCCGGTCTCAACGGTTACCGGCTTGGTATCGCTGCCGCTTGTATCACCTTTGGCCCAGGGATTGGCCAGAGTAACAGTAAGATTAACAAAATTCGGCAGGGTAACGCCAATGGGCCGCTCACTGAAAACCAGCACCTGCACA includes the following:
- the genX gene encoding EF-P lysine aminoacylase GenX gives rise to the protein MLNQSGLKKRAALLQAIRRYFSENDYIEVDTPVLLPAIIPESYIEPERSEEKFLQTSPEICMKRLLATGASKIFQICKCFRHGERGRRHLTEFTMLEWYRVGINYHGLMDECEEMLRLVAIDLGLGSTIHYANREIALDSPFERITVAEAFKRFAPISLDEALFNNSFDQTLVEHIEPNLGLERPTFLYDYPASLGALARLNKDDPWIAERFELYAGGLELANGFSELTDPAQQRKRFNHERELIKEQGRDPGPMPEKFIEDLASMPEAAGIALGVDRLAMLVFDAESIDEVVTFIPEEL